The following proteins are encoded in a genomic region of Nicoliella spurrieriana:
- a CDS encoding glycosyltransferase — protein sequence MNFFMNSSFNAKNSGIEHAQLKRAFLFRKNKEAYKLVFREWNPLLHFHLNNVGIHDDEILNMFDFFQEAEDVKETVVRPEDLDFGVTDLTYQNDDEHNRVIVFKDKLIIARVNCFGKDITDDKRVQSVELFDGFANLYRVDFYDYRGFKSMVQWYTPDNKIATETWYSVDGRPVIEDFYRLNAQGKMDKSGWKTIDRKGTVRQYDTIDGVLLEFLNANNHKYLRKTKPNIFIMDRSDLYEELLPELREPAYTVLHLHNSHAGDAQKPNTSIMNNNYEYSLTDANRYDAIISATHKQTRDVEYRFAPKAAMFTIPVGVIPDKHFDEPRVPMKDRKFGSVIATARIAPEKQLDKVIRAAGIARKTVPEVTVDLYGYIDHSNDDIAMKRINEAIKDYHMEDAVHIHSYVNNVSIVQKNAQIYGLASVMEGFNLAMMEAQSEGDVGITYDVNYGPNELVVDGENGYIVDYGDYKKMGQYMTDLFTNPDQLQKMSDQAYELSKRYSETNVWKDWKELLDDAAKSWKHKMAVWNPDIEKGLEKLD from the coding sequence ATGAACTTTTTTATGAACTCAAGCTTTAACGCTAAAAATTCAGGAATCGAACATGCTCAATTAAAAAGAGCGTTTCTTTTCCGTAAGAATAAGGAAGCTTATAAGCTAGTCTTCCGTGAATGGAATCCACTTCTTCATTTCCATTTAAACAACGTTGGAATCCATGACGATGAAATCTTAAACATGTTTGATTTCTTCCAGGAAGCAGAAGATGTTAAAGAAACGGTAGTTAGACCAGAAGACCTTGATTTCGGGGTAACTGACTTAACTTACCAAAATGACGATGAACACAATCGGGTAATTGTATTTAAGGATAAGTTAATCATTGCTCGTGTTAACTGCTTTGGTAAGGACATTACCGATGACAAGCGCGTTCAATCAGTAGAACTTTTTGATGGGTTTGCTAACTTGTACCGGGTTGACTTCTACGATTACCGTGGATTCAAGTCAATGGTTCAATGGTATACTCCAGATAACAAGATCGCTACTGAAACTTGGTACAGCGTTGACGGTCGCCCTGTAATCGAAGACTTCTACAGATTAAACGCCCAAGGTAAGATGGACAAGTCTGGTTGGAAGACCATCGATCGGAAGGGAACTGTTCGCCAATACGATACTATTGATGGTGTGCTTCTTGAATTCTTGAACGCAAACAACCACAAGTACCTTCGTAAGACTAAGCCAAACATCTTTATCATGGACCGTTCTGACTTATACGAAGAATTATTACCAGAACTACGTGAACCTGCATATACTGTATTGCATCTTCACAACTCCCATGCTGGGGATGCTCAAAAGCCAAACACTTCGATTATGAATAATAACTACGAATATAGTTTGACTGATGCTAACCGTTACGATGCCATCATCTCTGCTACTCATAAGCAAACTCGTGATGTTGAATACCGGTTTGCACCTAAGGCTGCAATGTTCACGATTCCAGTTGGGGTTATTCCTGACAAGCACTTCGACGAACCACGGGTTCCAATGAAGGACCGGAAGTTCGGTAGTGTGATTGCCACTGCCCGGATTGCACCTGAAAAGCAATTGGACAAGGTGATTCGGGCTGCCGGAATTGCTCGTAAGACGGTTCCAGAAGTTACCGTTGACCTTTACGGATACATTGACCACTCAAACGATGATATCGCTATGAAGCGGATCAATGAAGCTATCAAGGATTACCACATGGAAGATGCTGTGCACATTCACAGTTACGTTAACAACGTTTCCATCGTTCAAAAGAATGCTCAAATCTACGGTTTAGCATCAGTCATGGAAGGATTTAACTTGGCCATGATGGAAGCTCAATCCGAAGGTGACGTTGGAATTACTTACGATGTTAACTACGGTCCTAATGAATTAGTTGTTGATGGTGAAAACGGTTATATCGTTGACTATGGTGATTACAAGAAGATGGGTCAATACATGACTGATTTATTCACCAATCCTGATCAATTACAAAAGATGTCTGATCAAGCCTACGAACTTTCAAAGCGTTACTCAGAAACTAACGTTTGGAAAGACTGGAAGGAACTATTAGACGACGCTGCTAAGAGCTGGAAACACAAGATGGCAGTATGGAACCCTGACATTGAAAAGGGTCTCGAAAAACTAGATTAA
- a CDS encoding glycosyltransferase: MTKTFLFVNENIFTFNSGTEFSAMNRQKLFKRNKRNSKIVTRNYNQGLHQEIEKYGLGNDDILNMYDYFQKVTDVPHEHAYLRYSDMVDKNEYKIDGVDNNKSYIEQKGKVVAQVNIFPLTVGEIGTVDFYDRFGNTSSRDVWDGRGFRSKTQYLHPDGQVGHEILYDYDGQPVMEITHMNINGQVHPTMFKLLNYKGSNHRFNTEDELFEFFLNEISDPKNTVLVNDRPTLTDVVAKVQNVAAKYQFLHNEQTTDANLAGSAKGKLYPILETLFHNHLGDYDGLIVSTPQQRDDLSRLFPEIKTYAIFDTALFADQEAEIRKSLEDDRDNNVVYVGRIFHDKHIDQLIQTISFAKNQVPNIHLDVVGYFESEEYRQELLNLVKKLGIESNVDFKGYLVGEAKEKVLSQAKVMIQTSFGEGLSMSLVNGLEYGLPLIAYDVNYGPRNIIDNDVNGYLVPAGNVREAARHIDDILLDNNLFKKLSNGSLVKAKEFSSESVNKQWDQIAK; encoded by the coding sequence ATGACTAAAACGTTTTTATTTGTAAATGAAAATATTTTTACGTTCAATTCCGGAACTGAATTTTCCGCAATGAATCGGCAAAAATTATTTAAGAGAAACAAACGCAATTCTAAGATTGTTACTAGAAACTACAATCAAGGATTGCACCAAGAAATTGAAAAGTATGGTTTGGGGAATGACGACATTTTAAACATGTACGATTACTTCCAAAAAGTAACTGACGTTCCTCACGAACATGCTTACCTTCGTTATTCAGACATGGTTGATAAGAATGAATACAAGATCGATGGTGTTGATAACAACAAATCATACATCGAACAAAAGGGTAAGGTAGTTGCTCAAGTAAACATCTTCCCACTTACGGTTGGTGAAATTGGAACGGTTGATTTCTACGACCGCTTCGGTAACACCAGTAGCCGGGATGTATGGGATGGTCGTGGATTCCGTTCTAAGACCCAATACCTTCATCCAGATGGTCAAGTGGGTCACGAAATCCTTTACGATTACGATGGCCAACCCGTAATGGAAATTACGCACATGAACATCAATGGTCAAGTTCACCCAACCATGTTCAAGTTACTAAACTACAAGGGTAGTAATCATCGTTTCAACACTGAAGATGAATTATTCGAATTCTTCTTAAACGAAATTTCTGATCCTAAGAATACCGTCTTAGTTAACGATCGGCCTACTTTGACCGATGTAGTTGCTAAGGTGCAAAACGTTGCTGCTAAGTACCAATTCTTACACAACGAACAAACGACTGATGCTAATTTAGCAGGTAGTGCTAAGGGTAAGTTATACCCAATTCTTGAAACTTTATTCCACAACCACTTAGGTGATTATGATGGTCTAATCGTTTCAACTCCACAACAACGAGATGATTTAAGTCGGCTCTTCCCAGAAATCAAGACTTACGCAATCTTTGATACTGCACTCTTTGCAGACCAAGAAGCTGAAATTCGGAAGTCATTAGAAGACGACCGTGATAACAACGTTGTTTACGTTGGTCGGATTTTCCATGACAAGCATATCGATCAATTAATTCAAACGATTAGCTTTGCTAAGAACCAAGTTCCAAACATTCACTTGGATGTTGTTGGTTACTTCGAATCAGAAGAATACCGTCAAGAACTCTTGAACTTAGTTAAGAAGCTAGGAATTGAAAGTAACGTTGACTTCAAGGGTTACCTAGTCGGCGAAGCTAAGGAAAAGGTTTTAAGCCAAGCTAAGGTAATGATTCAAACTTCATTCGGTGAAGGATTGAGTATGTCATTAGTTAACGGTCTTGAATATGGCTTGCCACTAATTGCTTACGATGTTAACTATGGTCCTAGAAACATCATTGACAACGACGTTAATGGTTACCTAGTTCCTGCTGGTAACGTTCGTGAAGCAGCTCGTCATATTGATGACATTTTATTAGACAATAACCTCTTTAAGAAGTTAAGCAACGGTTCATTGGTTAAGGCTAAGGAATTTAGTTCCGAAAGCGTTAACAAGCAATGGGATCAAATTGCTAAATAA
- a CDS encoding ABC transporter ATP-binding protein gives MNKPLFQLKDVVKTVHPNGGQPLNILDHVNLDIHSGDFITILGSNGAGKSTLFNAIGGNLPITSGHILLNGNDITKTSVTKRTQFLSRVFQDPKLGTAPRMTVAENLLLAEKRGQSRFLVPRHLKREMAKYQQLTSQLHNHLSERLNTPTGNLSGGQRQTLSFLMATIKKPEILLLDEHTAALDPNTSNELMALTEQTIKEQHLTCLMITHHLDDALKYGNRLLVLNQGQIEYDFSGSEKQAMTKQDLYQFFNPAN, from the coding sequence ATGAATAAACCACTTTTCCAATTAAAAGACGTTGTCAAAACGGTCCATCCAAATGGCGGACAACCACTGAACATCTTGGACCACGTTAATTTAGACATCCATTCCGGTGATTTTATCACCATCTTGGGTTCAAACGGTGCAGGTAAGTCCACCCTGTTCAATGCCATTGGTGGCAACCTCCCGATTACATCTGGTCACATCTTGCTCAACGGCAATGATATTACCAAAACATCGGTTACCAAGCGGACCCAGTTTTTAAGTCGGGTCTTTCAAGACCCCAAGTTAGGGACCGCTCCACGAATGACGGTTGCCGAAAACCTCCTCCTTGCTGAAAAGCGCGGCCAATCCCGCTTTCTAGTTCCCCGCCATTTAAAACGTGAAATGGCTAAGTATCAACAACTCACCAGTCAATTGCATAATCACCTTAGTGAGCGGTTAAACACCCCTACCGGCAACCTTTCCGGTGGTCAACGCCAAACGCTTAGTTTCTTAATGGCCACGATCAAAAAGCCGGAAATCCTATTGCTGGACGAACACACGGCAGCACTTGATCCAAATACTTCCAATGAATTAATGGCGTTGACTGAACAAACGATTAAGGAGCAACACCTAACGTGTTTGATGATTACCCATCACCTAGATGATGCATTGAAGTACGGCAATCGCCTCTTAGTATTAAACCAGGGACAAATTGAATATGACTTTAGTGGCTCTGAAAAACAAGCCATGACCAAACAAGATTTATACCAATTTTTTAACCCTGCTAATTAA
- a CDS encoding ABC transporter permease, translating to MSLIVSAIGQGLLWGVLGIGLFLTFRILDFPDMTVEGTFPMGAAIAAALIGRGVSPIVATLCAFIGGAIAGLITGLLYTKAKIPVLLSGILVMTAAYSVNLRIMGAANLSLLGKGNLLNAGIFQGLPNYFNSVFLGLIVITIVTVAIAYFLQTDLGQAFIATGDNETMAQSLGINTDRMKCLGVSVSNGVIAMGGALVAQNNGYSDVNMGIGIIVVALASIIIGEVVFGNLTMNQRLVAVTLGSILYRFVLLIVLQLGFNANDLNLISSVILALCMSLPAFQSKFNFKHILKRGFDRNE from the coding sequence ATGAGTTTAATTGTATCTGCTATCGGTCAAGGACTACTGTGGGGGGTTCTTGGAATCGGATTATTCCTTACTTTTAGAATTTTAGACTTCCCCGACATGACGGTTGAAGGAACCTTTCCAATGGGGGCTGCAATTGCTGCGGCCTTAATTGGCCGTGGTGTCTCACCAATCGTTGCCACCCTCTGTGCATTTATCGGGGGCGCAATTGCCGGTTTAATCACTGGATTGCTATACACTAAGGCCAAGATTCCGGTCTTACTTTCCGGAATCCTGGTAATGACGGCCGCCTACTCAGTTAACCTGAGAATTATGGGCGCTGCCAACCTCTCGCTCCTTGGCAAGGGCAACCTATTGAATGCTGGCATTTTCCAGGGATTACCCAACTACTTTAACAGTGTCTTCTTGGGATTAATCGTCATTACCATTGTTACGGTCGCGATTGCCTATTTCCTACAGACCGACCTCGGTCAGGCATTCATTGCCACTGGTGATAATGAAACCATGGCCCAATCGTTAGGGATCAATACCGATCGGATGAAGTGCCTCGGCGTCAGTGTTTCGAATGGTGTGATTGCAATGGGCGGGGCCCTAGTAGCCCAAAATAACGGTTATTCCGACGTCAACATGGGAATTGGAATCATCGTTGTCGCCCTCGCATCCATTATCATCGGTGAAGTCGTCTTTGGGAATTTAACCATGAACCAACGCTTAGTGGCTGTGACGCTGGGAAGTATCCTATATCGCTTCGTTCTTTTGATCGTGCTCCAACTAGGCTTTAACGCGAATGACTTAAACTTAATTTCATCAGTCATCTTGGCCCTATGCATGAGTTTACCAGCATTCCAAAGCAAATTTAACTTTAAACATATTTTGAAACGGGGGTTCGATCGAAATGAATAA